From the Syngnathus typhle isolate RoL2023-S1 ecotype Sweden linkage group LG22, RoL_Styp_1.0, whole genome shotgun sequence genome, the window CCATATCAATCTTTCGAGACAAAATATTCGATCGGCAACAAGATGGAATGAATTTCAACGGGTtgccaatgaaaagaaaaaaaaggatcacCAAATGTAATGTTTTGCTTCACTTGATAACAGGAATGCAAGCTCCATCAAAGTCAGCCAACAATGTGCATAATAATCAGTAAAAGTGGTCCCGGGCCATTTGCGCTCCCTTTATCCCATAATAAGCCATCACAGGCCCGACCCGACCCGCGCTGAGCTCATTGCATCTAATGATAGGCTTGCATTAAGACTGCCAAAAGTGAACTGCTCCCACCAATGACTTTTAGGAAAGTTTGCCTCTTTTTAACTTATTCGGCATATTTGCCATAAAAGCAATTTATTTACAAGCATCCCATCGCTTTCTGTAGGACTTATCCTTGTTGGGGTGATCatcatttcttcattttaatggtaaatgtaaaaaaaataaaataatacagtaAAAAAGAATGACATTGAATATTTGTAAACTGAAGCAAGCAGGCAGTCCTTACCACGTGACTCTTTTGGGTGAAGCGCCTGGAAGCATCCCACGCACTTCCTCTTGTTCAAATGTCTTCTCAGTTTCGTGGCCCCGACTTGTCTGAAAACATCTAAACCAGTGAAGACCACTACATGAAGCCCCTcttgaggaggggaaaaaaaaacttgcgttTTAATTTAATTCCCTCCCACTGGTCTGGGGTACGTCACCGCCTCAAGTGGGTTGGTCCGTTGCTTGGGCACGTCGGCGCGTCCGCCATATTGGGTGGGTCAAGTCGACGGTAGAATGCGTTGCTAGGATACCATGGCGTTTCTGCCACGTTTGTGCCAAATCTGTTTCACGTCGTAATGTAGCGTTTAAAAAGTTCCACCAATGTTTACATCGCGTTTTAATAACGTACAATTATAAAATGTTAGTTTTAACTTTGTGTtgagtctattttttttttttcaaaacgttATCTAGATGATATTGAGTGTGACTTTTAAATGTATCGTTATGGCCCTCCCAAAACAAACACGATGTTTGACAGCATGTATATTTAATCGGGAAGTAGAAATAGTAAATGTCACATTAAATAGCAAAACACACACTTGGTCCTTGTGACAAGTGCAATAAATGATCAAAGTGCTACTAGCCCAAACAAATGAGACAATTGGAAAGAATTGAAAACGTGACAAAAGCAAATGTCAAGTGCAACTactgctaaaaaaaacacaagtgcaaacaaaaacaagcagtCGGAGTGATGCTCAGATCAGCTAACGTCCAATGTCAAGCTACAAGGTGAGCTCCTCGATGTCGTCGTCAAAGGAGGGGATGACGCGGACGGCGGGACGGCTGTCGACCACGTGCCGAGCGCTCGTGGAGGCAGGCGTCGCCCCGAAGCCGAGACGCCCCGTCGCCCGCGAACCTCCCCGAGCGGCGCCGCCGCCCGTCATGTCATCCAGCAGCTCCGCCGTCCGGCCGTCGCCCGACGGCGCCGCCAGTGAGCCGAACAGCTGCTGCATGAGCGCCGACTTCTTGCTCTTCTCCTCCGTCCCCTTGAGGCTGAAGATGCCGATGGCCTCCAGAGCGTGGTCTCCGTTGTCCCTGGCAGCGTTTTGGCGGGGCTTCCCCCCCAACGAGGCCACGCAGCTTCCGAAGACCAAGTCCTCGTCGGATCGGATTGAGCAAAGGCTTCGCCGCCGGCCCGACGACGGCGTCTCCGCGGTGGCCGCGTTGGACTCGGACGAGTCGACATTGGCGGGCTTCCGCTTGTCCTTGTTCTGGAGGTCGATTTCTCGCATCTTGGCCAGCAGCTGGTCTTTCCTACGACGCGCCTCGCTGGCGTCCACCTGGTGGTGGTTCCCCCACAgctccgccgcctcctcctggaCGTGGACGCTCTTGTGTGGATTCCTCAAGAAGCTGCCCGCCTCGTCATCCTCCTTCTCTTTGACCCAGTCTGCGGAAGTCCCATACATCGATCCGCTTGCAAGTCTTTCAAGGTACGAGCCGCCGGACTCTTCTTACCATCTGTGAACGTGATGGCCTTCACCTCACGGACATCCTGAGCGTTCTGTTGATGGTCCGTCTCCTTCTCGTCCCTTGAGGTTCTTCTGTCGTggctggtcttcctctgctgctCCTGCTTTGCTTCGGGTCCACCGTCCACCGCCTCCACCTGCTGACGAAGTGACTCATTTCCAACATCCTGAATGGCTTAGGCGAGGAGTTACCTTGAGTGACAGGTATCCGTCAGGGGCCGGATCGCTGTACTCTGCCAcggcgggcggcggcggcgagggaAATtcggggctgctgctgctgcacgtCTGCACCGCCTTGCACTGTCTGTGCGCCTTGTGGAACGCCGCCTCCGCCTCACCTTTGAGCTTCGACTCGCCGTCGGCGGCCTTCCTCGGGGAGACTTTCCCGATGCGGTGAGCGTAAATGTTGCGGATCTCTAATTCTCGTTCCTTTTCCTGGAAAAAGGTGACGGCGGCGTT encodes:
- the lca5 gene encoding lebercilin isoform X1, whose translation is MESKSDAFEDDPDDNRSRGSFSSRRSRAPSGKKLKHYKNFRERTRDEKATSKAETYPSDPEPASDGEGRRSKATSYSDEYESERSLSPCERDQTLSPPPTPPLPPTRANLISSSSPYNTGMERRVRARPPPRPGRSRASRSLSKESLPPKDLDPLTRQMLSGRLLKINELRNVHGELQLRIAELQKENRILKQLHTRQEKALRNYTDAESKISQMLSCHAGETHVLRERLRRTRERERAAERRLKEKEEQLLRSHATVGRMKKLVEQRELGAREELSCKLEQERARTHEAELKTKELERNMELSNGSHLRQLAAERKKTLCAQEEIKNLQKELEQLASRLREKERELEIRNIYAHRIGKVSPRKAADGESKLKGEAEAAFHKAHRQCKAVQTCSSSSPEFPSPPPPAVAEYSDPAPDGYLSLKQVEAVDGGPEAKQEQQRKTSHDRRTSRDEKETDHQQNAQDVREVKAITFTDDWVKEKEDDEAGSFLRNPHKSVHVQEEAAELWGNHHQVDASEARRRKDQLLAKMREIDLQNKDKRKPANVDSSESNAATAETPSSGRRRSLCSIRSDEDLVFGSCVASLGGKPRQNAARDNGDHALEAIGIFSLKGTEEKSKKSALMQQLFGSLAAPSGDGRTAELLDDMTGGGAARGGSRATGRLGFGATPASTSARHVVDSRPAVRVIPSFDDDIEELTL
- the lca5 gene encoding lebercilin isoform X2 gives rise to the protein MESKSDAFEDDPDDNRSRGSFSSRRSRAPSGKKLKHYKNFRERTRDEKATSKAETYPSDPEPASDGEGRRSKATSYSDEYESERSLSPCERDQTLSPPPTPPLPPTRANLISSSSPYNTGMERRVRARPPPRPGRSRASRSLSKESLPPKDLDPLTRQMLSGRLLKINELRNVHGELQLRIAELQKENRILKQLHTRQEKALRNYTDAESKISQMLSCHAGETHVLRERLRRTRERERAAERRLKEKEEQLLRSHATVGRMKKLVEQRELGAREELSCKLEQERARTHEAELKTKELERNMELSNGSHLRQLAAERKKTLCAQEEIKNLQKELEQLASRLREKERELEIRNIYAHRIGKVSPRKAADGESKLKGEAEAAFHKAHRQCKAVQTCSSSSPEFPSPPPPAVAEYSDPAPDGYLSLKVEAVDGGPEAKQEQQRKTSHDRRTSRDEKETDHQQNAQDVREVKAITFTDDWVKEKEDDEAGSFLRNPHKSVHVQEEAAELWGNHHQVDASEARRRKDQLLAKMREIDLQNKDKRKPANVDSSESNAATAETPSSGRRRSLCSIRSDEDLVFGSCVASLGGKPRQNAARDNGDHALEAIGIFSLKGTEEKSKKSALMQQLFGSLAAPSGDGRTAELLDDMTGGGAARGGSRATGRLGFGATPASTSARHVVDSRPAVRVIPSFDDDIEELTL